Proteins encoded together in one uncultured Desulfosarcina sp. window:
- a CDS encoding IS91 family transposase: MRPSDGPGTGRQALEVAHILQRHGDTYAAKRRLPLKHLKAMHHIRFCRTAVMGGHRQQCDRCGFERNAYNSCGDRHCPKCRTLAKERWLDARRSELLPTGYFHLVFTLPHDLNPMIHCNPKALLDNLFGSVNETLQTFAADPRWRLNGRLGFVGVLPTWSQTLIDHFHLHCLVPAGAWSFDRSRWNPSRKSYLFRVKSLAKQFRKTYLGRLQERYENGELRFPGRISLLADREEFARQIGILRKKQWIVYAKAPFAGPEQVIDYLGRYTHRVAISNHRLLSMDDGKVTFSYKDRSRTDRTRRMTLSADEFIRRFLLHVLPPRFVKIRYFGFLFHRDKRQNIASIREQMGSQTVTAEPAIEDARQIVLRLMGIDIHCCPQCRKGRMLVVHKIPKCCPIRDPP; encoded by the coding sequence ATGCGGCCTTCTGACGGCCCTGGAACCGGTCGGCAAGCCCTTGAAGTCGCACACATTCTCCAACGCCATGGCGATACCTATGCAGCAAAGCGCCGCCTTCCGCTCAAGCACCTCAAGGCGATGCACCATATCCGATTCTGCCGTACCGCCGTGATGGGCGGACATCGGCAGCAATGCGACCGCTGCGGATTCGAACGCAACGCCTACAACAGTTGCGGTGACCGCCACTGTCCCAAATGCCGCACCCTGGCCAAGGAACGCTGGCTGGATGCCCGCCGGAGCGAGTTATTGCCCACCGGCTATTTCCATCTGGTCTTCACGCTGCCGCACGATCTAAATCCGATGATTCACTGCAATCCGAAGGCGCTGTTGGATAATCTGTTCGGCAGCGTCAACGAGACCCTGCAGACGTTCGCAGCCGATCCACGCTGGCGCCTTAACGGCCGACTGGGATTCGTCGGCGTGCTGCCCACCTGGTCCCAGACCTTGATCGATCATTTTCATCTGCACTGTCTGGTTCCCGCCGGCGCCTGGTCGTTCGACCGTTCCCGCTGGAACCCGTCGCGCAAGTCGTATCTGTTCCGAGTCAAATCCCTGGCCAAACAGTTTCGCAAGACCTATCTCGGCCGCCTTCAGGAAAGGTATGAGAATGGTGAATTACGCTTTCCCGGCCGGATCTCACTCTTGGCCGACCGTGAGGAATTTGCCCGGCAAATCGGCATCTTGAGGAAAAAGCAATGGATCGTATACGCCAAGGCGCCATTCGCCGGGCCGGAGCAGGTGATCGACTATCTGGGCCGCTATACCCACCGGGTGGCCATCTCCAACCATCGCCTATTATCAATGGATGATGGAAAGGTGACGTTTTCATACAAGGATCGCAGCCGGACCGATCGGACCCGCCGGATGACCCTGTCTGCCGACGAGTTCATCCGGCGCTTCCTTTTGCATGTGCTGCCGCCGCGGTTTGTCAAAATCCGCTATTTCGGATTTCTGTTTCATCGAGACAAACGGCAAAACATCGCATCGATCCGGGAGCAGATGGGGTCGCAGACCGTAACCGCCGAACCGGCGATTGAAGATGCCCGACAGATCGTGCTTCGGTTAATGGGGATCGATATCCATTGCTGTCCCCAATGCCGAAAGGGACGGATGCTGGTGGTGCATAAGATCCCTAAATGCTGCCCGATACGCGATCCGCCGTAG
- a CDS encoding site-specific integrase: MSTALRQRFIDHMTVRRLSPKTRESYTNAVAGLAAYYRKSPEKLNDDQIQAYLLYLIKQRRLAWSSCNVVFSGLRCFYGEVLKWEQTRFSIPPRPRKKQLPMLLSIEEVRRLFDATSNPKHRCLLMTIYGAGLRVSEAVHLKPCHIESSRMMIRVEQGKGMKDRYTLLPERLLQELRSYYTTYRPDEYLFFGKSKSRPLPVGTAQKAYYHAKKRAGITGGRGIHTLRHCFATHLMDMGVDIYAIKHMMGHSAIKTTSGYLHASRQKIANVISPLDRAAGESPCHAAF; the protein is encoded by the coding sequence ATGAGCACTGCATTACGGCAAAGATTCATCGATCACATGACGGTCAGGAGGCTTTCCCCAAAAACCAGGGAGTCCTACACCAACGCCGTGGCCGGACTTGCAGCGTATTACCGCAAGTCACCCGAAAAACTGAACGACGACCAGATCCAGGCTTACCTACTGTACCTGATCAAGCAGCGGCGGCTGGCCTGGAGTTCGTGCAACGTGGTCTTCTCCGGTTTGCGATGTTTTTACGGCGAAGTACTCAAATGGGAGCAGACCCGATTCAGCATTCCGCCCCGACCAAGAAAAAAACAGCTGCCCATGCTGCTGAGTATCGAAGAGGTTCGCCGGCTGTTTGACGCCACCAGCAACCCCAAACATCGGTGCCTGTTGATGACCATTTACGGTGCCGGCCTGCGGGTCAGCGAAGCGGTCCATTTAAAGCCCTGCCATATCGAAAGCTCCCGCATGATGATTCGCGTGGAGCAAGGTAAGGGAATGAAGGATCGCTATACCCTGCTTCCCGAACGCCTTTTACAGGAACTGCGCTCCTACTATACGACCTATCGTCCCGACGAATATCTCTTTTTCGGAAAGTCGAAATCCCGTCCCTTACCGGTGGGTACGGCGCAAAAAGCATATTACCATGCCAAAAAACGAGCGGGCATTACCGGAGGAAGAGGGATTCACACCCTGCGCCATTGCTTTGCCACGCACTTGATGGACATGGGGGTCGATATCTACGCAATCAAACACATGATGGGGCACAGCGCCATAAAAACCACTTCAGGATATCTGCACGCCAGCCGGCAAAAAATCGCCAACGTGATCAGTCCGCTGGATCGGGCCGCAGGCGAAAGCCCTTGCCATGCGGCCTTCTGA
- the nadB gene encoding L-aspartate oxidase — protein sequence MDIQTDFLIIGSGIAGLMYALKVADSGTVAIVTKKQAVDSNTNLAQGGIASVFGQQDSFDLHIQDTLESGDGLCNEEVVRQVVIGGPERIRELMRIGVSFNTDDAANAGDGTTFDLGREGGHSHNRIVHAHDMTGREVERVLLERARQHGNIRFYENHIAIDLITFSTRIRRGLVTTTHEDYCCGAYVLDRETKRVQTFGAAVTLLATGGAGKVYLYTSNPDIATGDGIAMGYRAGATVANLEFVQFHPTCLYHMAAKNFLISEAVRGEGGRLIDGDGNPFMQRYDPKKDLACRDVVARAIDTELKRSGQDSVFLDISHRPADMVTSRFPNLYEKCLTFGIDMTKDPIPVVPAAHYMCGGVVTDMFGRTDIRRLYAVGETACTGLHGANRLASNSLLEALIYADAAARQAIAEHAGNHVDAIPEIPDWDDVGTTDSDEQIMVTHNWDEIRRLMWNYVGIVRSDKRLARAQRRIDTIQNEIREYYWNFKVSPDLIELRNIATVAELIIKCADHRKESRGLHYNIGYPKKDDRRWKKDTVIRRQIVG from the coding sequence ATGGATATACAAACCGATTTTCTCATCATCGGCAGCGGCATCGCCGGGCTGATGTACGCTCTCAAGGTGGCCGACAGCGGGACCGTGGCCATCGTCACCAAAAAGCAGGCTGTGGACAGCAACACCAACCTGGCCCAGGGAGGCATCGCCTCGGTCTTCGGCCAGCAGGACTCCTTCGACCTGCATATCCAGGACACCCTGGAGTCCGGAGACGGGCTGTGCAACGAGGAGGTGGTGCGCCAGGTGGTCATCGGCGGCCCGGAGCGCATCCGGGAACTGATGCGTATCGGCGTCAGCTTCAACACCGACGACGCAGCGAATGCCGGGGACGGCACCACCTTCGATCTGGGACGGGAGGGCGGGCACTCCCACAACCGCATCGTCCACGCCCACGACATGACCGGCCGGGAAGTGGAGCGGGTGCTGCTGGAAAGGGCCCGTCAACACGGCAACATCCGTTTTTATGAAAACCACATCGCCATCGACCTGATCACCTTCTCCACGCGGATCAGGCGCGGACTGGTCACCACCACCCATGAAGATTACTGCTGCGGGGCCTATGTGCTGGACCGGGAAACCAAGCGGGTCCAGACCTTCGGCGCCGCCGTCACTCTGCTGGCCACCGGCGGGGCGGGCAAGGTCTACCTGTACACCAGCAACCCGGACATCGCCACCGGCGACGGCATCGCCATGGGCTACCGGGCCGGAGCCACCGTGGCCAACCTGGAATTCGTACAGTTTCACCCCACCTGCCTGTACCACATGGCGGCCAAGAACTTTCTCATTTCCGAGGCGGTGCGCGGCGAAGGCGGCCGTCTGATCGACGGCGACGGCAATCCGTTCATGCAGCGCTACGATCCGAAAAAGGACCTGGCCTGCCGGGACGTGGTGGCCCGCGCCATCGACACGGAACTCAAACGCTCAGGTCAGGACAGCGTCTTTCTCGACATCTCCCACCGGCCTGCGGACATGGTTACCAGCCGCTTTCCCAACCTGTACGAAAAATGCCTCACATTCGGCATCGACATGACCAAAGACCCGATTCCTGTCGTGCCGGCCGCCCATTACATGTGCGGCGGCGTGGTGACAGACATGTTCGGCCGTACGGACATCCGGCGTCTCTATGCCGTGGGCGAAACGGCCTGCACCGGCCTGCATGGCGCCAACCGCCTGGCCAGCAACTCCCTGCTGGAAGCCCTGATTTATGCCGATGCCGCCGCCCGCCAGGCCATTGCCGAACACGCCGGCAACCATGTTGACGCCATCCCGGAAATTCCGGACTGGGACGACGTGGGCACCACCGACAGCGACGAACAGATCATGGTGACCCACAACTGGGACGAAATCCGCCGCCTGATGTGGAACTATGTGGGCATCGTCCGCTCGGACAAGCGCCTGGCCCGCGCCCAGCGCCGCATCGACACCATCCAGAACGAAATTCGCGAGTACTACTGGAACTTCAAAGTCTCGCCGGACCTCATCGAACTGCGCAACATCGCCACCGTGGCTGAATTGATCATCAAGTGCGCCGACCACCGCAAGGAGAGCCGCGGCCTGCATTACAACATCGGCTACCCGAAGAAGGACGACCGCCGCTGGAAGAAGGACACCGTGATTCGGCGACAGATTGTGGGATAA
- a CDS encoding TIGR04211 family SH3 domain-containing protein, with protein MKNLKTRFWMTLTCLLVLPALAAAETVYVSENFEITMRTGPGTERKIISLVESGKALEMVERGEEWSLVRTATGKEGWVLNRYLTTAQPSAMVLERVRQDYDVLAAKYKELKEKYQDLDSRKKVADADLSQNSQDLSELSQAYEDLKKESADFLKLKKQYEKTAADLEAEKNRSATLDAENMQMKRNRIIQWVWTGGGIMLLGFFLGLFSSSRRKPRSSLY; from the coding sequence ATGAAAAACCTGAAAACACGATTCTGGATGACTCTGACGTGCCTGCTGGTCCTTCCGGCACTCGCTGCGGCGGAGACCGTTTATGTGTCCGAAAACTTCGAAATCACCATGCGCACCGGCCCTGGTACCGAACGCAAGATCATCTCTCTGGTGGAAAGCGGCAAGGCGCTGGAAATGGTCGAACGGGGCGAGGAGTGGTCCCTGGTGCGCACGGCAACTGGCAAGGAAGGATGGGTGCTCAATCGCTACCTGACCACCGCCCAGCCCAGCGCCATGGTGCTGGAACGGGTTCGCCAGGACTATGATGTGCTGGCCGCCAAATACAAGGAGTTAAAAGAGAAATACCAGGATCTGGACTCCCGGAAAAAAGTGGCCGACGCCGATCTTTCCCAGAACAGTCAGGATCTCAGCGAACTCAGCCAGGCTTATGAGGATCTGAAAAAGGAGTCCGCCGACTTTTTGAAGCTCAAAAAGCAGTATGAGAAAACGGCTGCCGACCTGGAGGCGGAGAAAAACCGCAGCGCCACACTGGATGCGGAAAACATGCAGATGAAGCGCAACCGCATCATTCAGTGGGTCTGGACCGGCGGCGGAATCATGCTGCTGGGCTTTTTCCTCGGCCTGTTCAGCTCCAGCAGAAGAAAGCCGAGATCTTCACTGTACTAA
- a CDS encoding DUF1178 family protein — MIAYDLQCSQGHRFEGWFEDSRAFERQKKQGLIACPVCEDTAIEKMPSTFAIKGTSSTIPMKPDGKVDAAALGKQIVEYVENNFDNVGADFAEEALKMHYGVTEPRNIRGVSTPKEEETLKSEGIHFFKFPVPVKTEDSEL, encoded by the coding sequence ATGATCGCGTACGACCTACAGTGCAGCCAGGGACACCGGTTCGAAGGCTGGTTTGAAGACAGCCGCGCTTTCGAACGGCAAAAAAAGCAGGGGCTGATCGCATGTCCGGTCTGCGAAGACACGGCCATTGAAAAAATGCCCTCCACCTTCGCCATCAAGGGGACGTCCAGCACGATCCCGATGAAACCCGACGGAAAGGTGGATGCCGCCGCTCTGGGCAAACAGATTGTCGAATACGTGGAAAACAATTTCGACAACGTGGGCGCTGATTTTGCCGAAGAGGCGCTCAAGATGCATTACGGCGTGACCGAGCCCCGTAACATCCGTGGGGTCAGCACCCCCAAAGAAGAAGAGACCCTCAAATCCGAAGGTATCCATTTTTTCAAGTTTCCCGTTCCGGTGAAGACGGAGGACAGTGAACTGTGA
- a CDS encoding ATP-dependent RecD-like DNA helicase has product MPKNPVPEINLSGRIERITYYNRENHFTIARLRTDENRRSITIKGTMPDPGVGESIEVCGHWESHPRFGQQLKFSAFRELLPATVDGIRGYLASGFIKGVGPKLVERIIGHFKADTLTVIESEPARLTEVAGIGEKTAKRIADAWQAHHAARQLMGFLEKIGVDTIHAARLLREYGSGVIDTLCNDPYRVAEDIPRIGFGIADAVVRHADTPVDEADRAKACLIHLFEQAVDRGHAYIPQDRLLEKCREAFDVAEQTAAQALDHLVGEGEVVIGEPAADMDAPPVFPKQLYQAEITVAGRITAMQAIPLAAPPPDSDQIARAVVDRLAITLSEQQEAVLKGILAHKVSVITGGPGTGKTTLIRAVTAVMKGLRRRVLLAAPTGRAARRLSEVTGRPAATLHKALGYNLADGCFERTADDPLQADVVVVDEASMVDVLLMAHLIRAVPVTATLILVGDVFQLPPVGPGNALADLIGSQTIPTFELTEIFRQDRQSPIVVNAHRVRRGQPPVMDPPDDPDLPSEFYFLEQSDPEKVVQTVVNLCEKEIPRHFRLDPIREVQVLTPMHRGPVGTLNLNRVLQEALNPDAAQVAVTGSRFKEGDKVMHLRNNYRKEVFNGDIGIVCGIDPENERIEVDFDGRKVPYEFMEIDELSLAYAISVHKSQGSEYPAVVIPLLTQHYIMLQRNLLYTAITRGRQLVVLVGTTKALDVALKNDRPQQRRSMLAERLRSVNGDQ; this is encoded by the coding sequence ATGCCTAAGAACCCCGTCCCGGAAATCAACCTCAGCGGCCGCATCGAGAGAATTACCTACTACAACCGGGAGAACCACTTCACCATCGCCCGCCTGCGCACCGACGAAAACCGCCGCAGCATCACCATCAAGGGCACCATGCCCGATCCCGGTGTGGGGGAGTCCATCGAAGTCTGCGGGCACTGGGAAAGCCACCCCCGCTTCGGCCAGCAGCTCAAATTCTCCGCCTTCCGTGAACTGTTGCCCGCCACGGTGGACGGCATCCGCGGCTACCTGGCATCGGGCTTCATCAAAGGGGTGGGCCCCAAGCTGGTGGAGCGCATCATCGGCCACTTCAAGGCCGATACCCTGACGGTAATCGAATCCGAACCGGCGCGCCTGACCGAAGTGGCCGGTATCGGTGAAAAGACCGCCAAACGGATTGCCGATGCCTGGCAGGCCCACCATGCCGCCCGGCAGCTCATGGGGTTCCTGGAAAAAATCGGCGTGGACACCATCCATGCGGCCCGCCTGCTGCGCGAATACGGATCGGGCGTCATCGACACGCTGTGCAACGATCCCTACCGGGTGGCCGAGGACATCCCCCGCATCGGCTTTGGCATTGCCGACGCCGTCGTGCGCCACGCCGACACCCCGGTGGACGAAGCCGACCGCGCCAAAGCCTGCCTGATCCACCTATTCGAACAGGCCGTGGATCGCGGGCATGCCTACATCCCCCAGGACCGACTGCTGGAAAAATGCCGGGAGGCCTTCGACGTTGCCGAGCAGACTGCCGCTCAGGCCCTGGATCATCTGGTCGGAGAAGGCGAAGTGGTGATCGGAGAGCCGGCGGCCGACATGGACGCCCCGCCGGTATTTCCCAAACAGCTTTATCAGGCAGAAATCACCGTCGCCGGGCGCATTACCGCCATGCAGGCCATTCCCCTGGCCGCCCCGCCGCCGGACAGCGACCAGATCGCCCGGGCGGTGGTGGACCGGCTGGCCATCACGCTTTCCGAACAGCAGGAAGCCGTCCTCAAGGGGATCCTGGCCCACAAGGTGTCGGTGATCACCGGCGGTCCGGGCACGGGCAAAACCACCCTGATCCGCGCCGTGACCGCCGTCATGAAGGGGTTGCGGCGCCGGGTGCTGCTGGCCGCGCCCACGGGACGAGCCGCCCGGAGACTTTCCGAAGTCACCGGCCGGCCGGCCGCCACCCTGCACAAAGCCCTGGGATACAATCTGGCCGACGGCTGCTTCGAACGCACCGCCGATGATCCGCTGCAGGCCGATGTGGTGGTGGTCGACGAGGCCTCCATGGTGGACGTTCTGCTCATGGCCCATCTGATCCGCGCCGTGCCGGTGACAGCCACCCTCATCCTGGTGGGCGATGTGTTCCAACTCCCGCCGGTGGGCCCCGGCAACGCACTGGCCGACCTGATCGGTTCCCAAACCATTCCCACCTTCGAGCTGACCGAAATCTTTCGCCAGGACCGGCAAAGCCCCATCGTGGTCAATGCCCACCGGGTCCGCCGGGGCCAGCCGCCGGTGATGGACCCGCCCGACGACCCGGATTTGCCGTCCGAATTCTATTTTCTGGAACAATCCGATCCCGAAAAGGTGGTGCAGACGGTGGTCAACCTCTGCGAAAAAGAAATCCCCCGCCACTTCAGGTTGGACCCGATCCGGGAGGTCCAGGTGCTCACCCCCATGCACCGCGGTCCGGTGGGTACGCTCAACTTAAACCGGGTGCTCCAGGAGGCCCTGAATCCCGATGCCGCCCAGGTGGCGGTGACGGGCAGCCGCTTCAAGGAGGGCGACAAGGTGATGCACCTGCGCAACAACTACCGCAAGGAGGTGTTCAACGGGGACATCGGCATCGTTTGCGGCATCGATCCGGAAAACGAACGGATCGAGGTGGATTTCGACGGCCGCAAGGTGCCCTACGAGTTCATGGAAATCGATGAACTCTCTTTGGCCTATGCCATCAGCGTACACAAATCCCAGGGATCGGAATATCCCGCGGTGGTGATTCCCCTGCTCACCCAGCACTACATCATGCTGCAGCGCAACCTGCTCTACACGGCCATCACCCGGGGCAGACAGCTGGTGGTCCTGGTGGGCACGACCAAGGCCCTGGATGTGGCCCTGAAAAACGACCGGCCGCAGCAGCGGCGGTCCATGTTGGCGGAGAGACTGAGATCGGTGAACGGTGATCAGTGA
- the gmhB gene encoding D-glycero-beta-D-manno-heptose 1,7-bisphosphate 7-phosphatase — MSYSTVFLDRDGVINVDSPDYIKSWEAFRFIPGSLDAIARLTRAGIAVIVITNQSAVNRGMISPEELETMHRRMRRAVADSGGRITDIFFCPHRPDENCDCRKPKPGLILAARDRHGLDLASAVMVGDSAKDILTGRAAGCGATVLVKTGNGEAAMQSLAKKGTLPDHVANDLAAAAHWILDQRHA; from the coding sequence ATGAGCTACTCTACCGTTTTCTTAGATCGCGACGGCGTAATCAACGTCGATTCCCCCGACTACATCAAAAGCTGGGAGGCGTTTCGCTTCATTCCCGGCAGCCTTGACGCCATCGCCCGTCTCACCCGTGCAGGCATCGCCGTGATCGTCATCACCAACCAGTCGGCCGTCAACCGGGGCATGATCTCACCGGAAGAACTGGAAACCATGCACCGCCGTATGCGTCGGGCCGTGGCCGACAGCGGGGGACGCATCACGGACATTTTCTTCTGCCCTCACCGACCCGATGAGAACTGCGACTGCCGCAAGCCCAAGCCGGGCCTGATCCTGGCCGCCCGGGACCGCCATGGTCTCGACCTGGCATCGGCGGTCATGGTGGGCGACAGCGCCAAGGATATCCTGACGGGGCGGGCCGCCGGCTGCGGCGCCACCGTGCTGGTTAAAACCGGTAATGGCGAAGCGGCCATGCAATCTCTGGCTAAAAAAGGCACCCTCCCCGATCACGTGGCAAACGACCTGGCCGCCGCCGCGCACTGGATTCTCGATCAACGCCATGCCTAA
- a CDS encoding septal ring lytic transglycosylase RlpA family protein, translated as MIKKTGQRSALLLAMGALFLLQACASAPSSPPPTPEGHPKPYRVNGNWYKPLPHAKGFTQQGIASWYGQKFHGRKTSSGEVYDMYAMTAAHKTLPLGTWVQVRRLDDNRRIVVRVNDRGPFVHGRIIDLSYTGAKKLGMVGPGTAKVEITALGERRETAAGETFVPVDYYSGRFTFQVGAFSNRDNAERLRAKLDQTFTNAHVVPYDRGDMIFYRVRVGRCNDLEAADQYERHLAQSGYPDAFIVAE; from the coding sequence ATGATTAAAAAGACAGGACAGCGTAGCGCTCTCTTACTGGCAATGGGGGCCCTGTTTCTCCTTCAGGCCTGCGCTTCGGCCCCGTCTTCGCCGCCGCCCACCCCCGAAGGGCATCCCAAGCCTTACCGGGTGAACGGCAACTGGTATAAACCCCTGCCCCATGCCAAGGGCTTTACCCAACAGGGCATCGCCTCCTGGTACGGACAGAAATTTCACGGCCGCAAGACCTCCAGCGGCGAGGTGTACGACATGTACGCCATGACCGCGGCCCACAAAACCCTGCCCCTGGGCACCTGGGTGCAGGTCCGCCGCCTGGACGACAACCGCCGGATCGTGGTGCGGGTCAACGACCGTGGGCCCTTCGTCCACGGCCGGATCATCGATCTGTCCTATACCGGCGCCAAAAAACTGGGCATGGTGGGTCCCGGAACGGCCAAGGTGGAGATCACGGCCCTGGGCGAGCGTCGCGAAACGGCCGCCGGCGAGACGTTCGTGCCGGTGGATTACTACAGCGGCCGGTTCACCTTCCAGGTGGGAGCTTTTTCCAACCGCGACAACGCTGAACGTCTGCGGGCCAAGCTGGATCAAACCTTCACCAACGCCCACGTGGTTCCCTATGACCGCGGGGATATGATCTTTTACCGGGTCCGGGTAGGACGCTGCAACGATCTGGAAGCCGCCGACCAATATGAACGGCATTTAGCGCAGAGCGGGTATCCGGATGCGTTTATTGTCGCCGAATAA
- the lon gene encoding endopeptidase La translates to MQDRKPSLDYNTENIPKELPILPLFDATLFPKMVLPLVVMKGESVTLIDEAMAKDRMIGLLVAQKKENLKPDPESGDLAKVGTAALILKMAKTEDNHVQLLVQGLSRFRVKAFETGKPYLVAQVETFGDTDHDNDETQALMANLIKQFDRVVQLSPGLPQEMGSMASSIKEPGTLADMVASTINSSAEEKQQVLETRDSTKRLKLVTKLVHHQLEILELGNKIQSQVKGDMDKRQREYYLRQQLKAIKEELGETDEASVELDEYRAKIKERELPEEAVKEAEREIDRLSRMHPSSAEYTVAMTYLDWLTELPWNTSTEDNLDIKKARKVLDEDHFGLEKPKRRIVEYLAVRKLKPDSKGPILCFAGPPGTGKTSLGNSIARALGRKFHRISLGGVRDEAEIRGHRRTYVGALPGRIIQGLRRAGSNNPIFMLDEIDKVGSDFRGDPSSALLEVLDPEQNFSFSDHYLDVPFDLSKVMFITTANVLDTIPSALRDRMEVIQLLGYTEDEKVKIAARYLIPRQREAHGLNARQIKITTGAVRRIISGYTREAGLRNLEREIATVCRGVATAIAEGEIEKATIKVDDVAEYLGPVKLQSEAKARMTTPGVAMGLAWTPTGGDLLFIEATAMKGKKGLTLTGQLGDVMKESATAALSFIRANAKRLGVDEDFFDEHDIHIHVPAGAIPKDGPSAGVTMLTALVSLLKQKTIKKDLAMTGEITLRGQVLPVGGIKEKVLAAHRAGIKTILLPKWNEKDLVDIPQKVRDDIDFHFMEKMLDVLKIAIGD, encoded by the coding sequence ATGCAAGATAGAAAACCGTCCCTGGATTACAATACGGAAAACATACCCAAGGAACTGCCCATCCTGCCACTGTTCGATGCGACCCTGTTCCCCAAGATGGTCCTGCCCCTGGTGGTGATGAAAGGCGAATCGGTCACCCTGATCGACGAGGCCATGGCCAAGGACCGCATGATCGGCCTTCTCGTGGCCCAAAAAAAGGAAAACCTCAAACCGGATCCGGAAAGCGGCGATCTGGCCAAAGTGGGTACGGCAGCGCTGATCCTGAAGATGGCCAAAACCGAAGACAACCATGTGCAGCTTCTGGTACAGGGGCTTAGCCGCTTTCGCGTAAAAGCTTTCGAAACAGGCAAGCCGTACCTGGTAGCCCAGGTGGAGACCTTTGGCGACACCGACCACGACAATGATGAAACCCAGGCCCTGATGGCCAATCTGATCAAGCAGTTCGACCGGGTGGTGCAACTGTCTCCCGGTCTGCCCCAGGAGATGGGTTCCATGGCCTCCTCCATCAAGGAGCCCGGCACCCTGGCGGACATGGTGGCTTCGACCATCAACTCCTCGGCCGAGGAGAAGCAGCAGGTCTTAGAGACCCGGGACTCCACCAAACGTCTTAAGCTGGTCACCAAACTGGTCCACCACCAGCTTGAAATCCTGGAACTGGGCAACAAGATTCAATCCCAGGTCAAGGGAGACATGGACAAGCGCCAGCGGGAGTACTACCTGCGCCAGCAGCTCAAGGCCATAAAGGAGGAGTTGGGCGAAACCGATGAAGCCTCGGTGGAACTGGACGAATACCGGGCCAAAATCAAGGAGCGGGAGCTTCCCGAAGAGGCCGTCAAGGAGGCCGAACGCGAGATTGACCGGCTCTCGCGCATGCATCCCTCCTCGGCGGAGTACACGGTGGCCATGACCTATCTGGACTGGCTGACCGAACTGCCCTGGAACACGAGCACCGAAGACAACCTGGATATCAAAAAAGCGCGCAAGGTGCTCGACGAAGACCATTTCGGGCTGGAAAAGCCCAAACGCCGGATCGTCGAATACCTGGCGGTGAGAAAACTCAAACCCGACTCCAAGGGCCCCATCCTCTGCTTTGCCGGCCCTCCAGGTACCGGCAAGACCTCCCTGGGCAATTCCATCGCCCGGGCACTGGGACGTAAGTTTCACCGCATCTCCCTGGGCGGCGTGCGCGACGAGGCCGAAATCCGCGGGCACCGGCGCACCTATGTGGGCGCCCTGCCCGGCCGCATCATCCAGGGCCTGCGGCGGGCCGGCTCCAACAACCCCATCTTCATGCTGGACGAGATCGACAAGGTGGGCTCGGATTTTCGCGGCGACCCCTCTTCCGCCCTGCTGGAGGTGCTGGACCCGGAGCAGAACTTCTCTTTTTCCGACCACTACCTGGACGTGCCTTTCGACCTGTCCAAGGTGATGTTCATCACCACGGCCAACGTGCTGGATACCATACCTTCGGCCCTGCGGGACCGTATGGAAGTGATCCAGCTTCTGGGATACACCGAAGACGAAAAGGTCAAGATTGCGGCGCGCTACCTGATTCCGCGCCAGCGGGAGGCCCATGGCCTTAATGCCCGCCAGATCAAGATCACCACCGGCGCCGTCCGGCGCATCATCTCCGGCTACACCCGCGAAGCCGGCCTGAGAAATTTGGAACGGGAGATCGCGACCGTCTGCCGGGGTGTGGCCACGGCCATTGCCGAAGGCGAGATCGAAAAAGCCACCATCAAGGTGGACGACGTGGCCGAGTACCTGGGGCCGGTCAAACTGCAGTCCGAAGCCAAGGCCCGCATGACCACCCCCGGCGTGGCCATGGGACTGGCCTGGACGCCCACCGGCGGCGACCTGCTGTTCATCGAGGCCACGGCCATGAAGGGCAAAAAGGGCCTAACCCTTACCGGTCAGTTGGGGGATGTCATGAAAGAATCGGCCACCGCAGCCCTGAGTTTTATCCGGGCCAACGCCAAACGGCTGGGAGTGGACGAGGATTTCTTCGACGAGCACGACATCCACATCCATGTACCTGCCGGCGCCATCCCCAAGGATGGCCCCTCGGCCGGCGTCACCATGCTCACCGCGCTGGTTTCGCTGCTGAAACAAAAAACCATCAAGAAGGATCTGGCCATGACCGGCGAGATCACCCTGCGCGGCCAGGTGCTGCCCGTGGGAGGTATCAAAGAGAAGGTACTGGCCGCCCACCGGGCCGGCATCAAGACCATTTTGCTGCCCAAGTGGAACGAAAAGGACCTGGTGGACATCCCCCAGAAAGTTCGCGACGACATCGATTTTCATTTTATGGAGAAGATGCTGGACGTGCTCAAGATTGCGATTGGGGACTGA